One region of Phycisphaerales bacterium genomic DNA includes:
- a CDS encoding DUF58 domain-containing protein, with protein MKPSNPRSWSDHRLALAMAVLVAGSVLTAVLLRSPLLGGVFAVLYMLVDFLVLELVRWRQASIGSARLTITSLAQQNAAIIGGRFHLGVDLHPLRSVFDCLIVPVVPAGVSMLQPGGYCGSLRSNSSLHLDFEFSLDHAGSYVIPGVIVSTRSLLGLFSKSQLLGDRQGFVVAPDYLSGSQLSSALLQRRSLTSDTARRHVTRGAGSDFRELREHQPADSVRRVDWKATARRGRLMVREYEEPREFTIRIIFDASIDMCFGARESGGFANAASLVARLASLARDENISLHLSLYDEWGVHRQTMGRGGIGMHRFIRRLVEMPRQALLTSLHHQAQQPVEATVRRAWKRSRHLWPGRRLDDVLADEFPDHATPRGRMDQFLSEFAPDLVANMPQRCPQCGAIVQPDECACRRCQRRSCDGSLPPRAARAVEALAMGLRQSKGREMLVFISAFAGGEPCEEVASHLALAAAGHRSVHVACPQPVTMRGSRYILPESLGNFSTPLEALRNLYRLHHAARHQVFYRRLAAQGIHVHHIEQREDLDRIITTILLHEVLAASA; from the coding sequence ATGAAGCCATCCAATCCACGATCCTGGTCTGACCATCGCCTCGCGCTGGCAATGGCCGTGCTGGTCGCCGGATCCGTGCTGACCGCGGTCCTGTTGCGCTCGCCCCTGCTCGGCGGGGTGTTTGCTGTCCTCTACATGCTCGTCGATTTCCTTGTGCTGGAACTCGTGCGGTGGCGGCAGGCAAGCATCGGCTCAGCGAGACTGACCATCACGTCTCTCGCCCAGCAGAACGCCGCAATCATCGGCGGACGATTTCACCTTGGCGTTGATCTGCATCCTCTGCGATCCGTGTTCGATTGCCTCATCGTGCCGGTCGTGCCCGCGGGAGTGAGCATGCTGCAGCCCGGTGGGTACTGCGGATCACTCCGCTCGAATTCAAGCCTCCACCTCGACTTCGAATTCTCGCTGGATCACGCCGGGTCGTATGTCATTCCCGGCGTCATCGTCAGCACGCGGAGTCTGCTGGGGCTGTTCTCGAAATCGCAACTGCTCGGCGATCGCCAGGGATTCGTGGTGGCGCCCGACTATCTCTCGGGCTCGCAGCTCAGTTCGGCACTCCTCCAGCGCCGTTCGCTCACGAGCGACACGGCCCGCCGGCACGTGACGCGAGGCGCCGGCTCGGACTTCCGCGAACTGCGCGAACACCAGCCCGCAGACAGCGTGCGCCGCGTAGACTGGAAAGCCACGGCCAGGCGCGGCCGGCTGATGGTGCGCGAGTACGAGGAGCCGCGCGAGTTCACGATCCGGATCATCTTCGATGCGTCGATCGACATGTGCTTCGGCGCCCGGGAGAGCGGCGGCTTTGCAAACGCCGCCAGCCTGGTCGCTCGGCTTGCGTCCCTCGCGCGAGACGAGAACATCTCTCTGCACTTGTCGCTCTATGACGAATGGGGCGTGCATCGGCAGACGATGGGCCGCGGCGGCATCGGCATGCACCGATTCATCAGGCGCCTGGTCGAAATGCCGCGCCAGGCGCTGCTGACCTCGCTGCACCACCAGGCGCAGCAGCCTGTAGAGGCAACCGTCCGGCGGGCGTGGAAGCGATCGCGACACCTCTGGCCCGGCAGACGCCTGGACGACGTGCTCGCGGATGAATTCCCCGATCACGCCACGCCCCGCGGTCGCATGGATCAGTTCCTCAGCGAGTTCGCGCCGGACCTCGTGGCCAACATGCCGCAGCGGTGCCCGCAGTGCGGCGCGATCGTGCAGCCCGATGAGTGCGCCTGCCGGCGCTGCCAGCGCCGAAGCTGCGATGGTTCGCTCCCGCCACGTGCAGCGCGGGCGGTGGAAGCGCTCGCAATGGGCTTGCGCCAGTCAAAGGGTCGCGAGATGCTCGTGTTCATCTCCGCGTTCGCCGGCGGCGAACCATGCGAAGAAGTGGCGTCGCATCTTGCGCTGGCCGCGGCGGGCCATCGCAGCGTGCATGTGGCGTGCCCGCAGCCCGTGACGATGCGCGGCTCGCGCTACATCCTGCCCGAGTCGCTGGGGAACTTCTCGACGCCGCTCGAGGCGCTTCGCAACCTCTATCGTCTGCATCACGCGGCCCGTCACCAGGTCTTCTATCGCCGGCTCGCTGCGCAGGGCATCCACGTACACCATATCGAGCAGCGGGAGGACCTCGACCGCATCATCACGACGATTCTGCTCCATGAAGTGCTCGCGGCATCTGCCTGA
- a CDS encoding MoxR family ATPase, whose protein sequence is MNDRLAATPDQFALAAEIAQRIAGRIAQRVVGMKAEIDLLMCAILADRHVLVEGVPGVGKTLLVSTLAGAMGCTFRRIQFTPDLLPTDILGGNVFDPREATFRLHRGPIFAHVILADEINRAPAKSQSALLEVMQERQVTIEGDTIALDPPFFVFATQNPVEHEGTYPLPQAQLDRFAMRLLPGYPAADEEKQLLAAHRRTLPAIEPASRPDEIRLAQQIASHVTISDEILSLIVRLCAATREHRHVVLGASPRLGLDLLHLSRARALLGGRDHVLPDDVKALAVHVANHRIMLTPQAEVSGITARQVIDEAIQSTILV, encoded by the coding sequence TTGAACGACCGACTTGCAGCGACTCCTGATCAGTTCGCACTTGCCGCCGAGATCGCGCAGCGCATTGCCGGACGGATCGCCCAGCGCGTTGTGGGCATGAAGGCGGAGATCGACCTGCTCATGTGCGCCATCCTCGCCGACCGGCACGTCCTCGTCGAGGGCGTGCCCGGGGTGGGCAAGACGCTGCTGGTCTCGACGCTGGCCGGCGCGATGGGCTGCACGTTCCGGCGCATCCAGTTCACGCCCGACCTGCTTCCCACCGACATTCTCGGCGGCAACGTTTTCGACCCGCGCGAAGCGACTTTCCGTCTGCATCGCGGTCCCATCTTCGCGCACGTCATCCTCGCCGATGAGATCAATCGAGCGCCCGCGAAGTCGCAGTCAGCGTTGCTCGAAGTGATGCAGGAGCGGCAGGTCACCATCGAGGGAGACACGATCGCGCTCGATCCGCCGTTCTTCGTGTTTGCGACGCAGAATCCGGTGGAGCACGAAGGGACCTATCCGCTGCCCCAGGCGCAACTCGACCGTTTCGCCATGCGCCTGCTGCCGGGCTATCCGGCCGCGGACGAGGAGAAGCAGCTGCTGGCGGCGCATCGGCGCACCCTGCCTGCGATTGAACCTGCGAGCCGGCCCGACGAGATTCGCCTCGCGCAGCAGATTGCCTCGCATGTGACGATCTCTGACGAGATCCTGTCCTTGATCGTACGACTGTGCGCCGCGACGCGAGAGCATCGGCACGTCGTGCTCGGCGCCAGCCCTCGGCTCGGGCTCGACCTGCTCCACCTCAGTCGCGCGAGGGCGCTGCTTGGCGGCCGCGATCACGTGCTGCCCGATGACGTCAAGGCGCTGGCGGTGCACGTAGCGAACCACCGCATCATGCTCACGCCGCAGGCCGAAGTTTCGGGCATAACCGCCCGGCAGGTGATCGATGAAGCCATCCAATCCACGATCCTGGTCTGA
- a CDS encoding DUF4932 domain-containing protein, which produces MHTNRIGSASRTSWMATVALGLFLSLAGRVRSQQPDAMAVPVRVDERVELMSIVFRLVGAREYTMAPTATYVQEVDAHFGPFKEHATIQLAAKLRAERGISYDAVASYAVHLKGGPQLEPKIPFDDPKVQLESRWSPQAATEFLAALQQFADDSKAFEFFDAHRDFYDAAAQKLEAEIARRPYRQWIDGYFGASPGASFTGIVGLLNGGGNYGVKVVYPDGRLEILPIIGASRFDDAGLPVFSADDAGTITHEFCHSFCNPLVDANIGQMRTAAEQIYRHRAAIMKQQAYGSAQTMLYESMVRACTHRFLVAHGSDREAAAALRNEVARGFLWTPELSELLAEYEQSRETYPTLASFMPRIVALFDEVAQDIEDRMAALPHVVRLTPPDGARDVSPDLEAIVIEFDKPMNPGGMSVVGRPADTPPSTQRGRFEQDDRVFVLPVRLEPGRTYRFSLNSIGYSGFRSADGWPLDPVAVTFSTAPR; this is translated from the coding sequence ATGCACACGAACCGAATCGGCAGCGCGAGTCGCACATCGTGGATGGCCACGGTCGCGCTGGGTCTGTTTCTCTCGCTGGCCGGGCGCGTGCGGTCACAGCAACCCGATGCGATGGCCGTGCCGGTGCGCGTAGACGAGCGGGTCGAACTCATGTCGATCGTGTTTCGCCTGGTGGGAGCGCGCGAATACACGATGGCGCCGACGGCGACGTATGTGCAGGAGGTGGATGCGCACTTCGGGCCGTTCAAGGAGCACGCGACGATTCAACTGGCCGCGAAACTGCGCGCCGAGCGCGGCATCAGTTACGACGCCGTGGCGTCGTATGCCGTGCATCTCAAGGGCGGCCCGCAATTGGAGCCGAAGATTCCCTTCGACGATCCGAAAGTTCAACTCGAATCGCGCTGGTCGCCTCAGGCGGCGACGGAATTCCTCGCCGCGCTGCAGCAGTTTGCCGATGACAGCAAGGCATTCGAGTTTTTCGATGCGCACCGCGATTTCTACGACGCCGCAGCGCAAAAACTCGAAGCCGAGATCGCCCGCCGGCCCTATCGCCAGTGGATCGACGGCTACTTCGGCGCCTCGCCCGGCGCTTCGTTCACCGGCATCGTCGGCCTGCTCAACGGCGGCGGCAACTACGGCGTGAAGGTCGTCTACCCTGACGGCCGGCTTGAGATCCTCCCCATCATCGGCGCCAGCCGCTTTGACGACGCGGGACTACCCGTGTTCAGCGCCGATGACGCCGGCACCATCACGCACGAGTTCTGCCATTCATTCTGCAACCCGCTCGTCGACGCCAACATCGGGCAGATGCGGACCGCAGCGGAGCAGATCTACCGCCATCGCGCTGCGATCATGAAACAACAGGCCTACGGCAGCGCCCAGACCATGCTCTACGAATCGATGGTCCGCGCCTGTACGCACCGCTTCCTCGTCGCCCACGGCAGCGATCGCGAGGCGGCGGCGGCGCTGCGAAACGAAGTGGCGCGGGGCTTCCTCTGGACACCCGAACTCTCCGAACTGCTCGCCGAGTATGAACAGTCGCGCGAGACCTACCCGACACTCGCGTCATTCATGCCGCGCATCGTCGCGCTTTTCGACGAGGTGGCCCAGGACATCGAGGATCGAATGGCGGCGCTGCCTCACGTCGTGCGGCTCACGCCGCCCGATGGGGCGCGCGATGTGAGTCCCGACCTCGAGGCGATCGTCATCGAGTTCGACAAGCCCATGAACCCTGGTGGCATGTCGGTCGTGGGCCGGCCGGCGGATACGCCGCCCTCCACGCAGCGCGGCCGCTTCGAGCAGGATGACCGCGTCTTCGTGCTGCCCGTGCGCCTCGAGCCGGGCAGGACGTACCGGTTCTCGCTCAACAGCATCGGTTACAGCGGCTTCAGAAGCGCCGATGGATGGCCGCTCGATCCGGTGGCGGTCACCTTCTCGACCGCGCCGCGCTGA
- a CDS encoding helix-turn-helix transcriptional regulator: MKPRHDIDNAVRQHRLMSGLTQEDLADRVGVTRQTILSIEKGKYTPSVALALALAQVLGATVEALFKLKAGDENE, translated from the coding sequence ATGAAGCCCCGGCACGATATCGACAACGCCGTTCGCCAGCACCGGTTGATGAGCGGCCTGACCCAGGAGGACCTCGCGGACCGGGTTGGAGTCACCCGCCAGACCATCCTCTCGATCGAGAAAGGGAAGTACACGCCCTCGGTCGCGCTGGCCCTGGCGCTGGCTCAGGTGCTGGGCGCGACAGTCGAGGCGCTCTTCAAGTTGAAAGCAGGCGATGAAAATGAGTGA
- a CDS encoding Gfo/Idh/MocA family oxidoreductase, with protein MAAQHLSRREFVRSAAVAGVTLSGLPALGSSFLRDTRLRVLSIGVIGTIGGADRKNIASHPDAEIVGLCDIDANALAQAALDHPDAFTCADYREAFDKYGDKFDAVIVATPDHSHCAIMTMALARGKHVYGQKPLVQQLEELELLSRAIARRPDLVTQTGAQRIESEARRAAVDILKSGALGKVIEVHIAFGGGALSGGHYFADGALGEPCDPPAGFDYDLWLNGAQFEPCRPNMVQRQWRSWWKYGGGQIADWVVHLTDVVFYAFPELQSPTQVCSRTHSRDVSNFHADRVLSTLTYEVNSPRFANSTCNFYFYDTGLQPDRQQLGLGDGDWPGGIFTIVVCEGGTMVLAPSGPIEIWREGQKTDGLAWPGLPTYEKFSHWHAWVDKALGKDTPHRWAPFEAGLRCTEPGLLAVKACRYPGQVLNWDRPKLTFTNHADANKTIVRREYRKGFEPIRMS; from the coding sequence ATGGCCGCTCAGCATCTCTCCCGTCGCGAGTTCGTCCGCTCCGCCGCCGTCGCCGGCGTTACCCTCTCGGGCCTGCCGGCGCTGGGCTCGTCGTTTCTGCGCGACACCAGGTTGCGCGTGCTCTCGATCGGCGTGATCGGCACCATCGGCGGCGCCGACCGCAAGAACATCGCTTCGCATCCCGATGCCGAGATCGTCGGCCTGTGCGACATCGACGCCAACGCGCTGGCCCAGGCGGCTCTGGACCACCCCGATGCGTTCACCTGCGCCGACTACCGCGAAGCGTTCGATAAATACGGCGACAAGTTCGACGCGGTGATCGTCGCGACGCCCGACCATTCGCACTGCGCCATCATGACCATGGCGCTGGCGCGCGGCAAGCACGTCTATGGCCAGAAGCCGCTCGTGCAGCAACTCGAGGAACTGGAACTGCTCAGTCGGGCCATTGCCAGGCGGCCTGATCTCGTGACGCAGACGGGCGCGCAGCGCATTGAATCTGAGGCCCGCCGCGCTGCCGTGGACATTCTCAAGAGCGGCGCCCTGGGCAAGGTCATCGAAGTGCACATCGCCTTCGGCGGCGGCGCGCTCTCAGGCGGGCACTACTTTGCGGATGGCGCGCTCGGAGAACCGTGCGATCCGCCCGCGGGATTCGACTACGACCTCTGGCTCAACGGCGCCCAGTTCGAGCCCTGCCGGCCCAACATGGTCCAGCGGCAGTGGCGCAGCTGGTGGAAGTACGGCGGCGGGCAGATCGCCGACTGGGTGGTTCATCTCACCGACGTGGTCTTCTACGCCTTCCCCGAACTGCAAAGCCCGACGCAGGTGTGCTCGCGCACGCACAGCCGCGACGTTTCGAACTTCCACGCCGATCGAGTGCTCTCGACGTTGACGTATGAGGTCAACAGCCCCAGGTTCGCCAACAGCACCTGCAACTTCTACTTTTACGACACCGGCCTGCAGCCGGATCGCCAGCAACTCGGCCTGGGCGACGGCGACTGGCCCGGCGGCATCTTCACCATTGTGGTCTGCGAGGGCGGAACCATGGTGCTCGCGCCCAGCGGCCCGATCGAGATCTGGCGCGAGGGGCAGAAGACCGACGGGCTGGCGTGGCCGGGACTGCCGACGTACGAGAAGTTCAGTCACTGGCACGCGTGGGTGGACAAGGCGCTGGGCAAGGACACGCCGCACCGCTGGGCGCCGTTCGAAGCGGGACTGCGCTGCACCGAGCCTGGCCTGCTGGCCGTGAAGGCGTGCAGGTATCCGGGGCAGGTACTCAACTGGGATCGCCCGAAACTCACATTCACGAACCACGCCGACGCGAACAAGACCATCGTGCGGCGCGAGTATCGCAAGGGCTTCGAGCCGATCCGGATGAGCTGA
- a CDS encoding BlaI/MecI/CopY family transcriptional regulator, with product MARKSEERRPTEAELAILGVIWRRQAATVREVFDDLSQIQDVGYTTVLKLMQIMTDKGLLERDASVRPQVYRATRPQKQTQRLLLRDLLDRAFSGSPGHLVLQALSMRKSTPEELQEIRDLLDRLEEREP from the coding sequence ATGGCGCGCAAGAGCGAAGAACGCAGGCCGACCGAAGCCGAACTGGCGATCCTCGGCGTCATCTGGCGGCGGCAGGCCGCCACGGTGCGGGAGGTCTTCGATGACCTCAGCCAGATCCAGGACGTCGGCTACACGACGGTCCTCAAACTCATGCAGATCATGACCGACAAGGGCCTGCTCGAGCGCGACGCCTCCGTTCGCCCGCAGGTCTACCGGGCCACCCGGCCGCAGAAGCAGACACAGCGTCTGCTGCTGCGCGATCTGCTCGATCGCGCCTTCAGCGGCTCGCCGGGCCATCTTGTTCTGCAGGCCCTGTCGATGCGCAAGTCAACGCCTGAGGAACTGCAGGAAATCCGCGATCTGCTCGATCGTCTCGAGGAGCGTGAGCCATGA
- a CDS encoding M48 family metalloprotease, translated as MTWDLAPATSTLTALGWAVIHFTWQGAVIAAVVAALLAAARDRSAPARYAIACAGLLGCALSFGMTWAILLPGSVAAPLDLAEIEGLIAALPAEEAALRPVDIVAWLWLLGVLLCSLRLAAQALAARRLKTSLVEPAERRWQRILDDLSNELGLRTSIRLLRSGLAETPMVVGWIAPVVLVPAAAFASLTPEQLKSLLAHELSHIRRGDHLINALQAIVETVLFYHPAVWWISRQIRIERENCCDDIAARAAGSGRILAEALARLESIRITPPQTALAANGGPLMNRIARLLALPAPSHTSTPRWPGVAALAAAAVLTVGGLAQATAMSGMLSEPPTQEEIDACLETAIVRLQEGIDAGQLSTDDALARLDALRAHVAARGRRVVVAAPPDASRRSDEPSRAAAAGMTARHLAVAKQHLQEAARAGQISEQEIGEHLKSLEMALAQSARLHAHAEEAAGALRRAEPTEPEEIAAVEEDLMPLLRLAEIHADRSTTDVSALTRKIAESLHTGDLSPAEAHEHFSALRQVETLPEQARDHIDMALRLRSEAAAEVAAADQAARELDAVARDVHAAVLAGQLTSEEAHAKLSEIQRAKADRARLAAELELVQVRRDQARAELELARKRDAHRGDVEVPMLADVPLLHRRLAGRADEAAALPREAAPEAIDPRAPAAAESRASSRRQLHERLMGLLEQLRDEVDSGAMTVEEARAVLDALKAELGGGDR; from the coding sequence ATGACGTGGGATCTGGCGCCGGCCACTTCGACTCTCACCGCCCTCGGCTGGGCGGTCATCCACTTCACCTGGCAGGGCGCGGTCATTGCCGCGGTGGTGGCCGCCCTGCTTGCCGCCGCGCGCGATCGCTCGGCGCCGGCCCGCTACGCCATCGCGTGCGCGGGACTGCTGGGTTGCGCGCTCTCGTTCGGCATGACCTGGGCCATCCTGCTTCCGGGGTCCGTTGCGGCTCCGTTGGATCTTGCCGAGATAGAAGGGCTCATCGCCGCGCTGCCGGCCGAAGAGGCCGCGCTGCGGCCGGTGGACATCGTCGCCTGGCTGTGGCTGCTGGGTGTGCTGCTGTGCTCGCTGCGCCTGGCGGCGCAGGCGCTGGCGGCGCGCCGGCTCAAGACCAGTCTCGTCGAGCCCGCCGAACGGCGCTGGCAGCGCATCCTCGACGACCTGTCCAACGAACTCGGTCTGCGCACATCCATCCGACTCCTTCGCAGCGGCCTGGCGGAAACACCGATGGTCGTCGGCTGGATCGCGCCGGTCGTGCTCGTGCCCGCGGCGGCGTTTGCTTCACTCACGCCCGAACAGTTGAAGTCGCTGCTCGCGCACGAACTCTCGCACATCCGCCGGGGCGATCACCTCATCAACGCGCTGCAGGCGATTGTTGAAACGGTGCTGTTCTACCACCCCGCGGTCTGGTGGATCTCGCGCCAGATCCGCATTGAGCGCGAGAACTGCTGCGACGACATCGCAGCGCGCGCCGCCGGCAGCGGCCGCATCCTGGCCGAAGCGCTCGCCCGCCTCGAATCGATCCGCATTACTCCCCCTCAAACCGCTCTTGCAGCCAATGGAGGTCCACTCATGAATCGCATTGCCCGTCTGCTCGCTCTGCCCGCTCCGTCTCACACTTCGACGCCGCGCTGGCCGGGGGTGGCGGCGCTCGCCGCTGCGGCCGTGCTCACCGTCGGCGGCCTGGCCCAGGCCACCGCCATGAGCGGCATGCTCAGCGAGCCTCCCACGCAGGAAGAAATCGACGCCTGCCTCGAGACCGCCATCGTCCGCCTGCAGGAAGGAATCGACGCGGGCCAGCTTTCCACCGACGATGCTCTCGCGCGCCTCGATGCGCTCCGCGCTCACGTCGCCGCGCGCGGAAGACGCGTTGTCGTCGCTGCGCCGCCGGACGCCAGCCGTCGAAGCGACGAGCCATCCCGCGCCGCCGCAGCGGGAATGACGGCGCGTCACCTCGCGGTAGCCAAGCAGCATCTTCAGGAGGCGGCGCGCGCGGGCCAGATCAGCGAGCAGGAGATCGGCGAGCATCTCAAGTCGCTTGAGATGGCGCTCGCCCAAAGCGCCAGACTGCACGCCCACGCCGAGGAGGCAGCCGGGGCCCTCCGGCGCGCCGAACCGACCGAGCCCGAGGAGATCGCGGCCGTCGAAGAAGACCTCATGCCGCTGCTCCGTCTGGCTGAGATTCATGCCGATCGATCCACGACCGATGTCTCGGCGCTGACGCGAAAGATCGCCGAGTCATTGCACACCGGCGATCTGTCCCCTGCCGAAGCGCACGAACACTTCAGCGCGCTGCGGCAGGTCGAGACGCTCCCCGAGCAGGCGCGCGATCACATCGACATGGCTCTGCGCCTTCGCAGCGAAGCGGCCGCCGAAGTCGCCGCTGCCGATCAGGCTGCGCGGGAGCTCGACGCCGTCGCGCGCGATGTGCACGCCGCCGTGCTGGCCGGCCAACTGACGTCCGAGGAAGCGCACGCGAAACTGTCGGAGATTCAGCGCGCCAAGGCCGATCGGGCCCGCCTCGCCGCCGAACTCGAACTGGTGCAGGTCCGGCGCGACCAGGCCAGAGCGGAACTTGAACTTGCCCGCAAGCGTGATGCGCACCGGGGTGACGTTGAAGTGCCCATGCTCGCTGACGTTCCGCTGCTGCACCGCCGCCTCGCGGGGCGCGCCGATGAAGCGGCGGCGCTCCCGCGCGAAGCCGCGCCCGAGGCCATCGACCCGCGCGCTCCGGCCGCGGCTGAGTCTCGCGCCTCGAGCCGGCGTCAACTGCACGAACGACTGATGGGCCTGCTTGAGCAGTTGCGCGACGAGGTGGACAGCGGCGCCATGACCGTCGAAGAAGCGCGGGCCGTGCTCGATGCGCTCAAGGCCGAACTCGGCGGCGGCGATCGCTGA
- a CDS encoding NAD(P)-dependent alcohol dehydrogenase: protein MKAFVMHGIGEVGVVDKPLPRPGPNDAIIRTTAALICTSDTHTVAGAIGPRTNLTLGHEAVGVIHELGEAVAAAGKFRIGQRVAINAITPCFHCTNCLRGYTSQCQGMLGGWKFANVKDGNMAEFFHVNDALANLAPIPDELSDEQAVYCCDMLSTGFIAAEHGDIPIGGSVAVFGQGPIGMIATVGARLCGAGLVIGVESKPDRAAMARKFGADLIIDYTQEDPVEAIRKATGGEGVDTAIEALGSPGTFAACVSATRPGGTISNVGYHGDGDTVPIPRLDWGVGMSDKTIRTALCPGGAERMARLMRLIQRRRVDPLPMTTHRFRFADIRKAFTMMQTKQDGMIKPLIAF from the coding sequence ATGAAAGCGTTCGTGATGCACGGGATTGGGGAAGTCGGCGTGGTGGACAAGCCCTTGCCTCGGCCGGGGCCCAACGACGCCATCATCCGCACGACGGCAGCACTCATCTGCACGTCCGACACGCACACCGTCGCCGGCGCGATCGGGCCGCGTACGAATCTCACGCTGGGTCACGAGGCGGTGGGCGTGATTCACGAACTGGGCGAAGCGGTTGCGGCGGCGGGAAAGTTCCGAATCGGTCAGCGCGTCGCGATCAACGCCATCACGCCGTGCTTCCACTGCACGAACTGCCTGCGCGGGTACACGTCGCAGTGCCAGGGCATGCTCGGCGGCTGGAAGTTCGCCAACGTGAAAGACGGCAACATGGCCGAGTTCTTCCACGTCAACGATGCGCTGGCCAATCTGGCGCCCATTCCCGATGAACTGAGCGACGAGCAGGCGGTGTACTGCTGCGACATGCTCTCGACGGGCTTCATCGCAGCCGAACACGGAGACATTCCCATCGGCGGCTCGGTGGCGGTGTTCGGCCAGGGGCCGATCGGGATGATTGCGACCGTCGGCGCGCGGCTGTGCGGCGCAGGGCTGGTCATTGGCGTCGAGAGCAAGCCCGATCGTGCCGCCATGGCGCGGAAGTTCGGCGCCGATCTCATCATCGACTACACGCAGGAAGATCCCGTCGAAGCGATCCGCAAGGCCACGGGCGGCGAAGGCGTGGATACCGCCATTGAAGCGCTCGGCTCGCCCGGTACCTTTGCGGCATGCGTGAGTGCGACGCGCCCCGGCGGGACGATTTCAAACGTGGGCTACCACGGCGACGGCGATACGGTGCCCATCCCGCGCCTTGACTGGGGCGTGGGAATGAGCGACAAGACCATTCGCACCGCGCTGTGCCCCGGCGGCGCCGAGCGCATGGCCCGGCTCATGCGGCTCATCCAGCGCCGGCGCGTCGATCCGCTGCCGATGACCACGCATCGCTTCCGGTTCGCCGACATCCGCAAGGCCTTCACGATGATGCAGACGAAGCAAGACGGCATGATCAAGCCGCTCATTGCGTTCTGA